From the genome of Vicia villosa cultivar HV-30 ecotype Madison, WI linkage group LG2, Vvil1.0, whole genome shotgun sequence, one region includes:
- the LOC131650950 gene encoding uncharacterized protein LOC131650950, with amino-acid sequence MEGVEKEVEVVHEGEDMLEDVSGEIKVEEEMIGGYECPNFFFSEAVEKKIQKPGKRGIIFKLLVRRIGYKALENRLNLVWIRKGVFNIINLRNDYYLVAFSNEEDKNAAMANGHWFIYDHYLTIKDWRPNFQPENDSIKEVDVWVRITGFPIEYYDPRILYVFGNRIGRTIKVDKTTIKQERGKYVHIFVFV; translated from the coding sequence ATGGAGGGAGTTGAAAAGGAGGTTGAAGTTGTTCACGAAGGAGAGGACATGCTGGAAGATGTTAGTGGGGAGATCAAAGTGGAGGAGGAAATGATTGGAGGATATGAGTGTCCGAATTTCTTTTTCTCTGAAGCAGTGGAAAAGAAGATTCAGAAGCCAGGGAAAAGAGGAATTATTTTCAAATTGCTAGTGAGACGAATTGGATATAAAGCATTGGAGAATCGATTAAATCTAGTTTGGATTCGCAAAGGTGTTTTCAACATTATTAATTTACGCAATGATTACTATCTAGTGGCTTTTTCAAATGAAGAGGATAAGAATGCGGCTATGGCAAATGGTCATTGGTTCATCTATGACCACTATCTCACAATCAAGGACTGGCGGCCTAATTTTCAACCGGAGAATGATTCCATTAAGGAGGTAGATGTGTGGGTGAGAATAACTGGTTTTCCAATTGAGTATTATGATCCAAGGATATTATATGTCTTTGGAAATCGTATTGGCCGCACTATCAAGGTGGATAAGACTACGATTAAACAGGAGAGAGGGAAGTATGTGCACATTTTtgtatttgtttaa